One region of Collinsella aerofaciens ATCC 25986 genomic DNA includes:
- a CDS encoding ABC transporter ATP-binding protein — protein MATQEAYVQVKDLKKHYGDGDARLTVLDGIDTSINRGEICVMLGPSGSGKSTFLNLIGGLEDADAGSILVDGCDLTVLKPTDLGEYRRRELGFVFQFYNLVPDLTIKENIEVTAHLSKKPLNIDDLLRSLGLYEHRNKFPRQVSGGQQQRCAIGRALVKNPGLLLCDEPTGALDYKTSKEILQLMEDVNRTYGCTIIIVTHNAAIARMANRVLRLRDGRIVEDELNESPVAAAELDW, from the coding sequence ATGGCAACGCAGGAAGCCTACGTCCAGGTTAAGGATCTCAAAAAGCACTACGGCGACGGTGATGCGCGCCTGACGGTACTCGATGGCATCGACACGTCCATCAACCGAGGCGAGATCTGCGTCATGCTGGGGCCCTCGGGCTCGGGCAAGTCGACGTTTCTTAACCTGATCGGCGGCCTGGAGGATGCCGACGCTGGCTCTATTTTGGTGGACGGCTGCGACCTCACGGTGCTCAAACCTACCGACCTGGGCGAGTATCGCCGCCGTGAGCTGGGCTTTGTCTTCCAGTTCTACAACCTGGTGCCCGATCTCACCATCAAGGAAAACATCGAGGTCACGGCACACCTGTCCAAAAAGCCGCTCAACATCGACGACCTGCTGCGTTCGCTGGGTCTCTACGAGCACCGCAACAAGTTCCCGCGCCAGGTTTCGGGCGGCCAGCAGCAGCGCTGCGCCATCGGCCGTGCGCTCGTCAAAAACCCGGGCCTGCTGCTGTGCGACGAGCCCACCGGTGCGCTCGACTATAAGACGTCCAAGGAAATCTTGCAGCTCATGGAGGATGTCAACCGCACCTACGGCTGCACCATCATCATCGTCACGCACAACGCCGCCATCGCCCGCATGGCCAACCGCGTGCTGCGCCTGCGCGACGGACGCATCGTCGAGGATGAGCTCAACGAGTCGCCCGTCGCGGCCGCCGAGCTCGATTGGTAG
- the istB gene encoding IS21-like element helper ATPase IstB has protein sequence MGAVAEGSPSIRAQANLSALGLHEMAASLPDYVRMVAAGERGFASALEEMTRVEVAAREVRITSQRIRSSGFPYVKGLADFDWDFQPSVPRAEIEELATLRFVERAENVLFVGSPGVGKTHLAVALGIEAVRAGREVRFVDCARLVEDLEDASSRGILKKRLKYYAHSRLLIIDELGYLDVGSAGADLLFQLISTRYEQRSTIITTNVGISGWGRVFGDDVAASAIADRVCHHCHLVKITGRSYRLKDLPRDGPVKP, from the coding sequence ATGGGCGCCGTCGCGGAGGGTAGCCCCTCGATCAGGGCGCAGGCGAACCTCTCCGCGCTCGGGCTGCACGAGATGGCGGCGTCCCTGCCCGACTACGTGAGGATGGTCGCCGCGGGCGAGCGGGGCTTCGCCTCCGCCCTCGAGGAGATGACGCGCGTCGAGGTCGCCGCCCGGGAGGTCAGGATTACCAGCCAGCGCATACGGTCGTCGGGGTTCCCCTACGTCAAGGGGCTGGCGGACTTCGACTGGGACTTCCAGCCGTCGGTCCCGCGCGCCGAGATCGAGGAGCTCGCGACCCTGAGGTTCGTCGAGCGGGCCGAGAACGTCCTGTTCGTGGGGAGCCCCGGCGTGGGCAAGACGCACCTCGCCGTCGCGCTGGGCATCGAGGCGGTCAGGGCGGGGCGCGAGGTCAGGTTCGTGGACTGCGCCCGGCTCGTCGAGGACCTGGAGGACGCCTCGTCGCGCGGCATCCTCAAGAAGAGGCTCAAGTACTACGCCCACTCGAGGCTGCTGATCATCGACGAGCTCGGCTACCTCGACGTCGGTAGCGCGGGCGCGGACCTGCTGTTCCAGCTGATATCGACGCGCTACGAGCAGCGCTCGACGATCATCACCACCAACGTGGGGATCAGCGGCTGGGGCAGGGTGTTCGGGGACGACGTGGCGGCGAGCGCGATCGCGGACAGGGTGTGCCACCACTGCCACCTGGTCAAGATAACGGGCAGGTCCTACAGGCTGAAGGACCTGCCGAGGGACGGTCCCGTCAAGCCGTGA
- a CDS encoding helix-turn-helix domain-containing protein, with protein sequence MPRRKKARYGREMRTRAADLFEAGLGFELAAKKLDVPAPAVRKWLYAYRATGRKGLIGMGESRRTYDMETKLAVARAVVDEGMPRSEAMARFGIAAATSLDRWCRLYREGGPEALEPGRRGRPEGPGGRTRERELEERVRKLEAQVAYLKKSIALKAEKSSQTGRKPRS encoded by the coding sequence ATGCCCCGCAGGAAGAAGGCAAGATACGGTCGCGAGATGAGGACACGCGCCGCCGACCTGTTCGAGGCCGGCCTCGGCTTCGAACTCGCGGCCAAGAAGCTCGACGTTCCCGCCCCGGCGGTGAGAAAATGGCTCTACGCGTACCGGGCAACCGGGAGGAAGGGGCTGATCGGGATGGGCGAGAGCCGCAGGACCTACGACATGGAGACCAAGCTCGCCGTCGCGAGGGCCGTCGTGGACGAGGGGATGCCGCGGTCGGAGGCGATGGCCCGCTTCGGCATCGCCGCCGCCACATCGCTCGACCGCTGGTGCAGGCTGTACCGCGAGGGCGGGCCGGAGGCGCTCGAGCCGGGACGCCGCGGCAGGCCGGAGGGCCCCGGGGGGCGGACGCGCGAGCGGGAGCTCGAGGAGCGCGTGCGCAAACTCGAGGCCCAGGTGGCGTATCTAAAAAAATCGATAGCCCTGAAAGCGGAGAAGAGCTCTCAAACTGGGAGAAAGCCCAGGTCGTAG
- a CDS encoding alpha/beta hydrolase, protein MAQNARSHRKLKIAGIVALVVVVALLGFAGNFLFDFALNPRAPYTMKMMQDSKNDKEGEQPDAEDTEARAWFKENRKSSNLTADDGTELAAWYFAASESTHDYAVCLHGYTNEPIGMARYAKRFHDRGMNVLAPAARAHERSGGDYIGMGWPERLDIVAWIERIVQADPKARILVFGESMGAATAMNVAGEPLPANVKCIIEDCGYTSVWDEFSLQLKDVFGLPSFPLLDVANLVCNVRAGYDFHKASSVEQLKRATVPMLFIHGDQDTFVPYSMLDQNYDACASKVKQKLTVHGATHAKSAQVDPELYWNTVDDFLDEYF, encoded by the coding sequence ATGGCTCAAAACGCACGTTCCCATCGAAAGCTCAAGATAGCCGGCATCGTTGCACTGGTGGTTGTCGTTGCGCTGCTCGGATTTGCCGGCAACTTTCTGTTTGACTTCGCGCTGAATCCCCGCGCGCCATACACCATGAAGATGATGCAGGATAGCAAGAACGACAAAGAAGGTGAGCAGCCGGATGCCGAGGATACCGAGGCGCGGGCATGGTTTAAAGAGAACCGCAAGAGCAGCAACCTCACCGCGGACGACGGGACCGAGCTTGCCGCCTGGTATTTTGCTGCGTCGGAGAGCACGCACGACTACGCCGTCTGCCTGCATGGATATACCAACGAGCCCATCGGTATGGCCCGATACGCCAAACGCTTCCACGACCGTGGCATGAACGTACTCGCACCCGCCGCCCGCGCCCACGAGCGCTCCGGCGGCGACTATATCGGCATGGGCTGGCCCGAGCGCCTCGACATCGTCGCATGGATCGAGCGAATCGTTCAGGCTGACCCCAAGGCGCGCATCCTGGTCTTTGGCGAATCCATGGGCGCGGCGACCGCCATGAACGTCGCGGGGGAACCTCTGCCCGCAAACGTGAAATGCATTATCGAGGACTGCGGTTATACGAGTGTTTGGGACGAGTTTTCTCTGCAGCTCAAGGACGTGTTCGGCCTGCCCAGCTTTCCCTTGCTCGATGTAGCAAACTTGGTGTGCAACGTGCGCGCGGGCTACGACTTTCATAAGGCGAGCAGCGTGGAACAGCTCAAGCGCGCGACGGTTCCCATGCTGTTTATCCACGGTGACCAAGACACCTTTGTGCCGTACAGCATGCTCGACCAAAACTACGACGCGTGCGCCAGCAAGGTCAAGCAAAAGCTCACCGTCCATGGCGCCACCCACGCCAAGAGCGCGCAGGTCGACCCCGAACTCTACTGGAACACGGTCGACGACTTCCTCGACGAGTATTTTTAG
- a CDS encoding DUF362 domain-containing protein has product MTATAPAAPAKVYFTNLRTHARESQLDKLKRLIRHAGIEQIDFENKFVAIKIHFGELGNLSFLRPNYARAVADVVKELGGKPFLTDCNTLYVGSRKNALEHIDTAYQNGFTPYATGCQIIIADGLKGTDEALVPVEGGEYVHEAKIGQALMDADIVISLTHFKGHEQAGFGGAMKNLGMGGGSRAGKMEQHAAGKPNVATEHCVGCHACEKICAHNAISFDGTRERELASGATRTVHVAAIDHDRCVGCGRCIAACNQDCIKPGYDAAADVLNCKIAEYTKAVVDGRPSFHISLAMDISPNCDCHPENDTPIVNDIGMFASFDPVAIDQACADAVMASEPLPNTELTDSAAKMEHNHEHLEGEQAKDPFCITHPDTDWRVCIAHAEKIGLGTSKYELIEVK; this is encoded by the coding sequence ATGACCGCAACTGCACCCGCAGCACCCGCTAAGGTGTACTTCACCAACCTGCGCACGCATGCTCGCGAGAGCCAGCTCGACAAGCTCAAGCGCCTCATCCGTCACGCCGGTATCGAGCAGATCGACTTTGAGAACAAGTTCGTCGCCATCAAGATTCACTTTGGCGAGCTGGGCAACCTGAGCTTTTTGCGCCCCAACTACGCCCGCGCCGTCGCGGACGTCGTGAAGGAGCTGGGCGGCAAGCCCTTCCTCACCGACTGCAATACGCTCTATGTCGGTAGCCGCAAAAACGCGCTCGAGCACATCGATACCGCCTACCAGAACGGCTTTACCCCGTATGCCACGGGCTGCCAGATCATCATTGCCGACGGCCTCAAGGGCACCGACGAGGCGCTCGTCCCGGTCGAGGGCGGCGAGTACGTGCACGAGGCCAAGATCGGTCAGGCGCTCATGGATGCCGATATCGTGATCAGCCTCACCCACTTTAAGGGTCATGAGCAGGCCGGTTTTGGCGGCGCCATGAAGAACCTGGGCATGGGAGGCGGCAGCCGTGCCGGCAAGATGGAGCAGCATGCCGCCGGCAAGCCGAACGTCGCGACCGAGCACTGCGTTGGCTGCCATGCCTGCGAAAAGATCTGCGCGCACAACGCTATCTCGTTCGACGGCACCCGCGAGCGCGAGCTTGCCAGCGGCGCTACTCGCACGGTGCACGTGGCTGCCATCGACCACGATCGCTGCGTGGGCTGCGGACGCTGCATTGCGGCATGCAACCAGGACTGCATCAAGCCCGGCTATGACGCCGCGGCCGACGTGCTCAACTGCAAGATCGCCGAGTATACGAAGGCCGTCGTCGACGGCCGCCCGAGCTTCCACATCTCGCTTGCCATGGACATCAGTCCCAACTGCGACTGCCATCCCGAAAACGATACGCCTATCGTCAACGACATCGGCATGTTCGCGAGCTTCGACCCGGTCGCCATCGACCAGGCCTGCGCCGACGCCGTCATGGCGTCTGAGCCGCTGCCCAACACCGAGCTCACCGATAGCGCGGCCAAGATGGAGCACAACCACGAGCATCTGGAGGGCGAGCAGGCCAAGGATCCCTTCTGCATCACGCATCCCGACACCGACTGGCGCGTGTGCATCGCGCACGCCGAGAAGATCGGCCTGGGCACGAGCAAGTACGAGCTCATCGAGGTCAAGTAG
- a CDS encoding helix-turn-helix domain-containing protein, with the protein MPRRKKARYGREMRARAADLFEAGLGFELAAKKLDVPAPAVRKWLYAYRATGRKGLIGMGESRRTYDMETKLAVARAVVDEGMPRSEAMARFGIAAATSLDRWCRLYREGGPEALEPGRRGRPEGPGGRTRERELEERVRKLEAQVAYLKKSIALKAEKSSQTGRKPRS; encoded by the coding sequence ATGCCCCGCAGGAAGAAGGCAAGATACGGTCGCGAGATGAGGGCACGCGCCGCCGACCTGTTCGAGGCCGGCCTCGGCTTCGAACTCGCGGCCAAGAAGCTCGACGTTCCCGCCCCGGCGGTGAGAAAATGGCTCTACGCGTACCGGGCAACCGGGAGGAAGGGGCTGATCGGGATGGGCGAGAGCCGCAGGACCTACGACATGGAGACCAAGCTCGCCGTCGCGAGGGCCGTCGTGGACGAGGGGATGCCGCGGTCGGAGGCGATGGCCCGCTTCGGCATCGCCGCCGCCACATCGCTCGACCGCTGGTGCAGGCTGTACCGCGAGGGCGGGCCGGAGGCGCTCGAGCCGGGACGCCGCGGCAGGCCGGAGGGCCCCGGGGGGCGGACGCGCGAGCGGGAGCTCGAGGAGCGCGTGCGCAAACTCGAGGCCCAGGTGGCGTATCTAAAAAAATCGATAGCCCTGAAAGCGGAGAAGAGCTCTCAAACTGGGAGAAAGCCCAGGTCGTAG
- a CDS encoding IS110 family transposase yields the protein MSAEGEAIRSNDYRKDTTVKAPSTRPAAVLGLDVGKSSHWACLIDRDGEVLASAPVRNREAELDALFASAPAGTLVVVDQFRNIGSLAVRRARAAGLGVAHLPGLAASRAAGLFAGEAKTDERDAAVIARTALGVPDSLSGVPGVSVNLFFTSFAKQACRSRKGGFTGCANVFSPIPVTA from the coding sequence GTGAGTGCCGAGGGGGAGGCCATCCGGTCGAACGACTACCGGAAGGATACCACCGTGAAAGCGCCATCCACCAGACCCGCGGCCGTGCTCGGCCTGGACGTCGGCAAGTCGTCGCACTGGGCCTGCCTGATCGACCGCGACGGGGAGGTGCTGGCCAGCGCCCCCGTCCGCAACAGGGAGGCCGAGCTCGACGCGCTGTTCGCCTCCGCGCCCGCCGGCACGCTCGTCGTCGTCGACCAGTTCCGCAACATAGGGTCCCTCGCCGTGAGGCGGGCCCGCGCCGCGGGGCTCGGGGTCGCCCACCTGCCCGGGCTCGCCGCCAGCCGCGCCGCGGGCCTGTTCGCCGGCGAGGCCAAGACCGACGAGCGCGACGCCGCGGTGATCGCGCGGACCGCCCTGGGCGTGCCGGACTCCCTGTCGGGGGTCCCGGGTGTTAGCGTCAATCTATTTTTCACCAGTTTCGCTAAACAGGCGTGCCGTTCGCGCAAAGGCGGTTTCACCGGTTGCGCTAACGTATTTTCACCGATTCCGGTCACGGCTTGA
- a CDS encoding IS3 family transposase, whose protein sequence is MDSPESGEELSNWEKAQVVASLSGHHRLCDLLAAARLAPSSYHYAVAHPPRATRPELREAVREIFSRTANGCGHRQIAMCLRAELGARIADKTVLKMMRELGIRCGIRRETDYHRYNSYRGPVGERFDNLIARDFRAGAPWEKLGTDVTEFRQPWGKAYFAPVYDFCTKEIVSWSVSTSPDMAQQEEVLRRLFARMPAGASPIVHSDMGWQYQHPRWTGELRRHGARQSMSRKGNCLDNGATEQVFGHLKDEFFRGVEWADFESFKRDLDAYVVHWNTRRRQVALGGLTPVEFRKRLLKAS, encoded by the coding sequence ATCGATAGCCCTGAAAGCGGAGAAGAGCTCTCAAACTGGGAGAAAGCCCAGGTCGTAGCCTCCCTTTCAGGGCACCACCGCCTATGCGACCTGCTCGCGGCCGCGCGGCTCGCGCCGTCGAGCTACCACTATGCCGTAGCGCACCCGCCGAGAGCGACCCGGCCAGAGCTCCGGGAGGCCGTGCGCGAGATCTTCTCGAGGACGGCGAACGGGTGCGGCCACCGCCAGATAGCGATGTGCCTGAGGGCCGAGCTGGGCGCGAGGATAGCGGACAAGACGGTCCTCAAGATGATGCGGGAGCTCGGCATCCGCTGCGGCATCCGCCGGGAGACCGACTACCATCGCTACAACTCCTACCGCGGCCCGGTCGGCGAGAGATTCGACAACCTGATAGCGCGTGACTTTCGCGCGGGCGCCCCGTGGGAGAAGCTCGGGACCGACGTCACGGAATTCAGGCAGCCCTGGGGCAAGGCGTACTTCGCCCCGGTCTACGACTTCTGCACGAAGGAGATCGTCTCCTGGTCGGTGTCGACGAGCCCGGACATGGCCCAGCAGGAGGAGGTGCTCAGGCGCCTGTTCGCGAGAATGCCGGCCGGGGCCTCGCCGATCGTCCACAGCGACATGGGCTGGCAGTACCAGCACCCTAGGTGGACCGGCGAGCTCAGGAGGCACGGCGCCAGGCAGAGCATGTCGAGAAAGGGCAACTGCCTAGACAACGGGGCGACGGAGCAGGTGTTCGGGCATCTCAAGGACGAGTTCTTCAGGGGCGTCGAGTGGGCCGACTTCGAGTCCTTCAAGAGGGACCTCGACGCCTACGTCGTGCATTGGAACACGAGGCGTCGCCAGGTGGCGCTCGGCGGCCTCACCCCGGTGGAGTTTCGGAAACGGCTATTGAAAGCGTCCTAG
- a CDS encoding IS110 family transposase has translation MLTVPGIGPRTAAQLAVSVDIGRFPDHDHLASYCGIAPRVRSSGTSVRSVRASRRGDARLKSLLIFSCNSLVRSSGRYGEYYRACRARGMGHGRALKAVARKRLRAIYAVMRDRVPYRE, from the coding sequence CTGCTCACCGTGCCCGGCATCGGCCCGAGGACCGCGGCGCAGCTCGCGGTGTCGGTCGACATCGGGAGGTTCCCGGACCACGACCACCTGGCCTCGTACTGCGGCATAGCCCCGAGGGTGAGGAGCTCCGGCACGTCGGTGAGGTCGGTCAGGGCGTCCAGGCGCGGCGACGCGAGGCTCAAGTCCCTGCTGATCTTCTCGTGCAACAGCCTGGTGAGGTCCTCGGGGCGCTACGGCGAGTACTACCGGGCCTGCAGGGCGCGGGGCATGGGGCACGGGCGGGCGCTCAAGGCCGTCGCGAGGAAGCGGCTCAGGGCGATATACGCCGTGATGCGCGACCGGGTGCCCTACCGGGAGTAG
- a CDS encoding ABC transporter permease has product MTPLAKRLPRELRRNIGKYLGIFLLMCGSIALTSGFLLAAHSIGCLIDDMRDAYTIEDGRVTTSFEVTDDQLKAAEDAAGDVGGVTLYKNFSIDAIIKKTAGDDGTKRTLRTYAHRAKVDIASYCEGKEPKADDEVAIDRVFATNNNLSVGDKVELEGRTYIICGIMTQPDSQALFLNNSDFTVNTITYGVAEVADGGFAALEDAGGAPAYTYTYSFTFTDRNLPTADRIDAEQDMVEALTDADARVDDLIDSDSNQGIGYARDDVDGDSMMWMTLLDIIIVIMAFVFVVLTDATIEEESAIIGTLLASGYRRREIVLHYLALPAIVGVVAALLGTALGVAFFTEPMRSLYYGSYSLPPFQVYWSWEIFVKCAVVPAAALILITLVGLLRKMGKTPLQFLRHEASGKSGTKRGLQLPERMGFVSRFRLRIFLRNLGNFATLFVGIAFASLLLLFGLAILPTMTHYADNLETSLVAEHQYTLKAPVELEGTAEEREQWSAIERLQSVDGALLSAAQDADDELDDAADAAQTAADAATTSPSAESLAAAQDALAKVQDKKDALYARLDDLADALGCNRDEAIDLIDKASKIDADNDDIHPVNTTDNDAGAIAQAEKYAVYQLQYDRGDGNGQETISVYGISSDSRYWKGLDVGGGCVVFGGGLLDKFGWSEGQKVTLDDKYEGEHYSLECAGKDCAWGSKSDMNIYMSIDDFNELFDNDAAYFNGYVSDEKLDLDARYFAGDTTPDDMRAVGDQFIGMMSKMIGMMVGLAVFIFLLFMYLLTKAVIDHSARSISYMKVFGYRDSEISHLYIRSITLCVAASLVLSLPVIIGSLTAIFRSMLLAYNGNIEIYAPAWSMVACVGIGFATYLVVALLHMRSIKRVGLAEALKVQE; this is encoded by the coding sequence ATGACGCCTCTCGCAAAACGTCTCCCGCGCGAGCTGCGCCGCAATATCGGCAAGTACCTGGGCATCTTTCTTCTTATGTGCGGAAGCATCGCCCTCACCTCGGGCTTTTTGCTCGCAGCGCATTCCATCGGCTGCCTTATCGACGACATGCGCGATGCGTACACGATTGAGGACGGCCGCGTGACCACCTCCTTCGAGGTTACCGACGATCAACTCAAGGCCGCCGAGGATGCAGCCGGCGACGTCGGCGGCGTCACGCTCTACAAGAATTTCTCCATCGACGCCATCATCAAAAAGACCGCCGGCGACGATGGCACCAAGCGCACGCTGCGCACCTATGCACACCGTGCTAAGGTGGACATTGCGTCCTACTGTGAGGGCAAGGAACCCAAGGCGGACGACGAGGTGGCCATCGACCGTGTCTTTGCCACCAATAACAACCTGTCCGTGGGCGATAAAGTCGAGCTCGAGGGCCGCACCTACATCATCTGCGGCATCATGACTCAGCCCGATAGCCAGGCGCTGTTCCTCAACAATTCGGACTTTACGGTGAACACCATCACGTACGGCGTGGCCGAGGTCGCCGATGGCGGCTTTGCCGCGCTCGAAGATGCCGGCGGCGCACCCGCCTACACCTACACCTACTCCTTCACCTTTACCGATCGCAACCTCCCCACCGCGGACCGCATCGACGCTGAGCAAGATATGGTCGAGGCACTGACCGACGCCGATGCGCGCGTGGACGATCTGATCGACTCCGATTCCAATCAGGGCATTGGCTATGCGCGCGATGACGTGGACGGCGACTCTATGATGTGGATGACGCTGCTCGACATCATCATCGTGATCATGGCGTTCGTCTTTGTGGTCCTTACCGACGCCACCATCGAGGAGGAGAGCGCCATCATCGGCACGCTGCTCGCCAGTGGCTATCGTCGACGCGAGATCGTGCTGCACTACCTTGCGCTTCCCGCTATCGTGGGCGTGGTCGCGGCGCTTTTGGGCACTGCGCTCGGCGTTGCGTTCTTTACCGAGCCCATGCGCAGCCTCTATTACGGTTCGTATAGCCTGCCGCCCTTCCAGGTGTACTGGAGCTGGGAGATCTTTGTGAAGTGCGCCGTGGTTCCCGCCGCCGCGCTCATCCTCATCACGCTGGTGGGCCTGCTTCGCAAGATGGGCAAGACGCCGTTGCAGTTCCTTCGTCACGAGGCGAGCGGCAAATCGGGCACCAAGCGCGGCTTGCAGCTGCCGGAGCGCATGGGTTTTGTTTCCCGCTTCCGCCTGCGTATCTTCCTGCGCAACCTGGGCAACTTCGCCACGCTCTTCGTGGGCATTGCGTTTGCCTCGCTGCTGCTGCTCTTTGGCCTGGCGATTCTGCCCACGATGACGCACTACGCGGACAACCTCGAGACGAGCCTGGTCGCCGAGCACCAGTACACGCTCAAGGCGCCGGTGGAGCTCGAGGGTACCGCCGAGGAGCGCGAGCAGTGGTCGGCAATCGAGCGCTTGCAGTCGGTTGACGGCGCGCTGCTTTCCGCCGCCCAGGATGCCGATGACGAGCTTGACGACGCGGCCGATGCGGCGCAGACGGCAGCTGATGCCGCGACCACATCTCCGTCTGCCGAGAGCCTGGCCGCGGCGCAGGACGCGCTCGCCAAGGTCCAGGACAAGAAGGATGCGCTTTATGCGCGCCTTGACGATCTTGCCGATGCCCTCGGCTGCAACCGCGATGAGGCTATCGACCTGATTGACAAGGCCTCTAAGATCGACGCTGACAACGACGATATCCACCCGGTCAATACGACCGATAACGATGCGGGTGCAATCGCGCAGGCCGAGAAATACGCCGTCTACCAGCTGCAGTACGACCGCGGTGATGGTAATGGGCAGGAGACGATTTCCGTCTACGGCATTTCATCCGATTCGCGCTACTGGAAAGGACTGGACGTCGGCGGCGGCTGTGTCGTCTTTGGCGGCGGCCTGCTCGACAAGTTTGGCTGGAGCGAGGGCCAGAAGGTCACGCTCGACGACAAGTACGAGGGCGAGCATTATTCTCTTGAGTGCGCGGGCAAGGACTGTGCCTGGGGCTCCAAGTCGGACATGAATATCTATATGAGTATCGACGACTTTAACGAGCTGTTCGACAACGACGCCGCCTACTTTAACGGCTATGTGAGCGACGAGAAGCTCGACCTCGACGCGCGCTACTTTGCCGGCGACACCACGCCCGACGACATGCGCGCCGTGGGCGACCAGTTCATCGGCATGATGAGCAAAATGATCGGCATGATGGTTGGCCTCGCGGTGTTTATCTTCCTGCTGTTTATGTATCTACTGACCAAGGCTGTGATCGACCACAGCGCCCGTTCGATTAGCTATATGAAAGTCTTTGGCTATCGCGATAGCGAGATCTCGCATCTGTACATCCGCTCGATCACGCTGTGCGTGGCGGCGTCGCTCGTGCTGAGTCTGCCGGTCATTATTGGCTCGCTCACGGCCATCTTCCGCTCGATGCTGCTCGCCTACAACGGCAATATCGAAATCTATGCGCCCGCTTGGTCCATGGTTGCATGCGTCGGCATTGGCTTTGCGACCTACCTGGTCGTGGCGTTGCTGCACATGCGTTCCATCAAACGTGTGGGCCTGGCCGAAGCTCTCAAGGTGCAGGAGTAG
- the istA gene encoding IS21 family transposase: MERNVMGELNVYRGSGAKPNFSEIARRHGMDRHTVAKYWREGEAAADGRSARGSAFDPLEEVIRAKAQLPGMTKMAVYAFLREGRGEGLPGYGAFTAWCRGRDVPFGGVGGREPHPRFETPPGRQLQFDWKEGMRLVDSEGEVFEFSVFTATLGYSRKHRFIPVRSRTLDDLLSCLLATFTRLGGVPEECITDNMSCLVTVSGRRRTRQERAWRFAREAGFELRLCAPRSPQTKGKDESANRFLNRLLAYGGEFTGWSGLAEAVARIEAQANSEPNRTTGLPPDALFMREKESLRPIGNLRLLESMVGDVSVQTVPPTMLVRAAGREWSVPRRCIGRRVSVIAMPGGQVVVRMAGEEVAVHDAASGPSRPINYDPDHYGQALEGKRGLADADIAEAARANLALLDSLGGA, encoded by the coding sequence ATGGAGCGAAACGTAATGGGAGAGCTGAACGTCTACAGGGGGTCCGGCGCGAAGCCGAACTTCAGCGAGATCGCGAGGAGGCACGGCATGGACCGGCACACGGTCGCCAAGTACTGGCGGGAGGGCGAGGCCGCCGCCGACGGGAGGTCCGCGAGGGGCAGCGCCTTCGACCCGCTCGAGGAGGTGATCCGCGCGAAGGCCCAGCTGCCCGGGATGACCAAGATGGCCGTGTACGCGTTCCTGCGCGAGGGCCGCGGGGAGGGGCTGCCCGGGTACGGCGCCTTCACCGCATGGTGCCGGGGCCGCGACGTGCCCTTCGGGGGTGTGGGCGGCCGCGAGCCGCACCCGCGGTTCGAGACGCCCCCGGGCAGGCAGCTGCAGTTCGACTGGAAGGAGGGCATGAGGCTCGTCGACTCGGAGGGCGAGGTCTTCGAGTTCAGCGTGTTCACCGCGACGCTCGGCTATTCCCGGAAGCACCGCTTCATACCGGTCAGGAGCCGCACGCTCGACGACCTGCTGTCCTGCCTGCTCGCCACCTTCACCCGCCTCGGCGGCGTCCCGGAGGAGTGCATCACGGACAACATGTCGTGCCTGGTGACCGTCTCGGGCCGCAGGAGGACCAGGCAGGAGAGGGCGTGGCGGTTCGCGCGGGAGGCCGGCTTCGAGCTCAGGCTCTGCGCGCCGCGCTCGCCGCAGACCAAGGGCAAGGACGAGTCGGCCAACCGCTTCCTGAACCGCCTGCTCGCCTACGGCGGCGAGTTCACCGGGTGGAGCGGCCTCGCCGAGGCGGTGGCCCGGATCGAGGCCCAGGCAAACTCGGAGCCGAACCGCACCACCGGCCTGCCGCCTGACGCGCTGTTCATGCGGGAGAAGGAGAGCCTGCGACCCATCGGGAACCTCCGTCTCCTCGAGTCGATGGTGGGCGACGTGAGCGTCCAGACCGTCCCGCCGACCATGCTCGTCAGGGCCGCCGGCAGGGAGTGGTCCGTGCCCAGGCGCTGCATCGGCCGGCGCGTGAGCGTCATAGCGATGCCCGGCGGCCAGGTCGTGGTGAGGATGGCCGGCGAGGAGGTCGCCGTCCACGACGCCGCGTCCGGGCCGTCGAGGCCCATCAACTACGACCCCGACCACTATGGGCAGGCCCTCGAGGGGAAGCGCGGCCTGGCCGACGCGGACATCGCCGAGGCCGCGCGCGCCAACCTCGCGCTGCTCGACTCGCTCGGAGGGGCGTGA